One Oryza glaberrima chromosome 11, OglaRS2, whole genome shotgun sequence genomic region harbors:
- the LOC127754035 gene encoding F-box/LRR-repeat protein At1g52650-like, translated as MPEKLTNKGNKKLVMADGADHISALPDELLQYLLSFLPSREAVQTCVLSQRWRHQWKYVPALRINDVDSFYSVQQLNKFVHHLLMHRKRTPLYVCELDSFRNGEVAEWYQYAVSCEVEMLQVDTAHSADYCRLPEMAITSNHLTTLEFSGVQLGHISLDFSSCPKLEVLVMRGCKILVQKILSQSVKSLSITQCNFELNTRTHISAPSLISLELADILGWTPALERLPSLSTAFVRLDDRCEDYCLHSYYGDCGDQVSCGKHCTRFYDIHDDDCVLLGGLSNVTNLELITSPKVFIVRKDLLMRPTFSKLKTLLLNVSDADASFGPLVYILRSSPVLEKLTLQLYEEPKAKIETDGSCNLEEQLMASKKLKVVEIKYSKIVVLCRVLQILNTCGVPRKKISIERTELWSFGSHFSFEQT; from the exons ATGCCTGAGAAGTTAACAAATAAGGGAAACAAGAAACTGGTCATGGCTGATGGGGCAGATCACATAAGCGCTCTCCCGGATGAGCTCCTCCAATACCTGCTCTCCTTCCTTCCATCACGTGAGGCCGTGCAGACGTGTGTGCTCTCCCAGCGTTGGCGCCACCAATGGAAGTATGTGCCTGCCCTTCGAATAAACGACGTCGACAGTTTCTACAGTGTTCAACAGCTGAACAAGTTTGTCCACCACCTTCTGATGCACCGCAAACGGACTCCACTGTACGTATGTGAGCTTGATTCTTTTCGCAATGGGGAAGTTGCAGAATGGTACCAATATGCTGTATCATGTGAAGTTGAGATGCTTCAGGTAGACACCGCTCATTCAGCTGATTATTGTCGATTACCCGAGATGGCTATCACCTCCAACCACTTGACAACACTAGAATTTAGTGGTGTGCAGCTGGGGCATATCTCTCTAGATTTTTCGAGTTGCCCGAAATTGGAGGTATTAGTGATGCGCGGTTGTAAAATCTTGGTGCAGAAGATATTGTCCCAATCAGTCAAAAGTTTGAGCATAACTCAGTGCAATTTTGAGCTGAATACTCGCACTCATATTTCAGCTCCTAGTCTTATTTCTTTAGAACTTGCTGATATTCTGGGCTGGACTCCTGCACTTGAGAGATTGCCATCATTATCAACAGCATTTGTCAGGCTGGATGATCGCTGTGAAGACTATTGCTTACACAGTTACTATGGGGATTGTGGCGATCAAGTTTCATGTGGAAAACACTGCACTAGATTCTATGATATCCATGATGATGATTGTGTGCTTCTTGGTGGTCTGTCGAACGTCACCAATTTAGAGTTGATAACTTCACCTAAAGTG TTCATTGTCAGAAAGGATTTGCTTATGCGCCCAACGTTTAGCAAGCTAAAAACATTATTGCTTAATGTTTCGGATGCGGATGCTAGCTTCGGCCCATTGGTTTACATTTTGAGGAGCTCTCCAGTACTAGAGAAGCTTACTCTTCAACTGTATGAG GAACCAAAAGCTAAGATAGAAACAGATGGAAGCTGCAACCTAGAGGAGCAATTGATGGCGTCCAAGAAACTGAAAGTTGTTGAAATCAAATATTCGAAAATTGTAGTGCTTTGCAGAGTTTTACAGATTCTCAACACTTGTGGTGTACCTCGTAAGAAAATTAGCATTGAACGTACGGAGTTGTGGTCTTTTGGAA GTCATTTCAGTTTCGAGCAGACTTAA